In Anaerolineales bacterium, the following are encoded in one genomic region:
- a CDS encoding ABC transporter permease subunit: MQLDSFLAHPAYRIVAFVLKRSLTVGLTVFFGICLTVIVANTNGVLEANLARQIELQATREFRAQTFSQDRVELQVIEAHLLDEAGFNDPYLVRQVRLAVRALTLDWGEITHRQLRAQLPTNSQATSVNAIVKQALPNTLLLVGLSNLIVFFVGLPLALRLSRQPGSRLDRVISFLAPLSTFPSWVIGLLLVLIFAVQLRWLPASGMGRVVPGADDWQLFTSNLRYFVLPVSAVVINLFFQFVYTWRSYLLSFAQEDYVELARARGLPNRVLERTHILRPSLAFIITSFMLSVVGFWQMAIALEVVFEWPGIGLLYVDSLPNFWGESMFPGDMVITVALVTVFAYLLGVTVVLLEVFYALVDPRVRVDEPLRLRLARPRQSSVPVEVRRAGQPKRTLGLAALWQGFRHWGRDLPRQLSSMSKQVWSVVVQFREFPAALAGLVIIVFLVAGSLYAAVALPLNKIGLEWYSNSVTGRTYRPKAAMPTWANWLGGGKPYLSHILLDSQEEGPGVIKTLATDADGNRIVKIVYEFDFNYRQMPEEIFLYFESQYTSKRPFILWTWSTPDGRELDLVALGDPGYLKVPLTDKVFTGPSAARRASAIYPNLDNLKPEQLALYYLFTDPESANATPVNGLYRLEIEARLFEPEADLNAQLVMLGQVYGAGGTDGYRRDLLVPLVWGMPFALLFGLGAAIFSVFVALFLGAAAVWYSGWIDWFVQRLSDLNMVLPVLAIGVLFYSFYGLSIWSVLFVIVLFSSFGSPVKTFRSAFLQLKQAGYIEAARTYGASDGRIIFRYMIPKIMPLLIPQLIYLIPTFVFLEATLGMFNIRMIYPTWGRIIYEALNSGLLYGSRFWVLQPLGLVFLTGMAFSMVGFALDKILNPKVGSNLGH; this comes from the coding sequence ATGCAGCTCGATTCATTCCTCGCCCACCCTGCCTACCGTATTGTAGCGTTTGTGCTCAAACGCAGCCTGACGGTAGGACTCACCGTATTTTTTGGCATATGCCTGACTGTGATTGTTGCCAACACCAACGGAGTGCTCGAGGCCAACCTAGCCCGGCAGATTGAACTGCAGGCCACGCGTGAGTTCCGCGCACAGACATTTTCTCAAGACCGCGTGGAGTTGCAGGTGATCGAAGCTCACCTGTTGGACGAAGCGGGCTTTAATGACCCTTATTTAGTACGCCAGGTGCGCTTGGCTGTTCGAGCGCTGACCCTTGACTGGGGCGAGATCACTCACCGTCAGCTGCGAGCCCAGCTGCCCACCAATTCTCAGGCGACCTCGGTCAACGCGATCGTGAAGCAGGCCCTGCCCAATACGCTGCTTCTGGTGGGTCTTTCAAACCTGATCGTATTTTTTGTCGGCCTGCCACTGGCCTTGCGCTTGTCCCGCCAGCCCGGCTCCAGGCTGGACCGCGTGATCTCCTTCCTGGCCCCGCTGTCTACATTTCCCAGTTGGGTGATTGGCCTGCTGCTGGTGCTGATCTTTGCCGTGCAATTGCGCTGGCTACCTGCCTCCGGCATGGGGCGGGTGGTGCCTGGGGCCGACGACTGGCAATTGTTTACCTCCAACCTGCGCTACTTTGTGTTGCCAGTCAGCGCGGTTGTGATCAACCTATTCTTCCAGTTCGTGTATACCTGGCGCTCTTACTTGCTTTCCTTCGCCCAAGAGGATTATGTGGAGCTGGCCAGGGCGCGCGGCTTGCCCAACAGAGTATTGGAAAGAACGCATATTCTGCGCCCCTCGCTGGCTTTCATTATCACCAGCTTCATGCTGTCCGTGGTGGGCTTCTGGCAGATGGCGATAGCACTGGAAGTGGTCTTCGAGTGGCCGGGCATCGGCTTGCTCTATGTGGATTCGCTACCTAACTTCTGGGGCGAGTCGATGTTCCCTGGGGATATGGTGATCACGGTGGCCCTGGTGACCGTGTTTGCCTACCTGCTGGGCGTCACGGTTGTCTTGCTGGAGGTGTTCTACGCCCTGGTGGACCCGCGGGTGCGGGTGGATGAACCGCTCCGTTTGCGCCTAGCTCGCCCGCGGCAATCTTCAGTGCCGGTGGAGGTGCGACGGGCGGGCCAACCCAAGCGCACTTTGGGGTTGGCCGCGCTCTGGCAGGGTTTCCGGCACTGGGGACGAGATCTACCCCGCCAGCTAAGCAGCATGAGCAAGCAGGTTTGGTCGGTTGTAGTGCAGTTCCGCGAGTTTCCCGCCGCACTGGCCGGCTTGGTGATCATTGTTTTCCTGGTGGCAGGCTCACTCTATGCGGCAGTGGCCCTGCCGCTTAATAAAATTGGCCTGGAGTGGTACAGCAACTCTGTGACGGGTCGTACCTATCGTCCCAAGGCGGCCATGCCCACTTGGGCCAATTGGCTGGGCGGCGGTAAACCGTATCTCTCCCATATCTTGCTGGACAGCCAGGAGGAAGGCCCAGGCGTAATCAAAACTTTGGCCACGGATGCTGACGGCAACCGGATCGTCAAGATCGTATACGAGTTTGACTTCAATTACCGCCAGATGCCGGAGGAAATCTTCCTGTATTTTGAGTCGCAATACACCAGTAAGCGCCCCTTTATTTTGTGGACCTGGTCCACGCCCGATGGGCGCGAATTGGATCTGGTCGCCCTGGGTGACCCCGGCTACCTAAAGGTGCCGCTCACCGACAAGGTCTTCACTGGCCCCAGCGCGGCGCGGCGGGCCAGTGCCATTTACCCAAACCTGGACAACCTGAAGCCGGAACAGTTGGCTTTGTATTATTTGTTCACTGATCCGGAGAGCGCCAACGCGACCCCAGTAAACGGCCTCTACCGTTTAGAGATCGAGGCGCGCTTATTTGAGCCGGAAGCGGACCTGAACGCTCAGCTGGTCATGCTGGGACAAGTGTATGGCGCAGGCGGCACCGATGGCTATCGCCGCGATCTGCTGGTTCCGCTGGTGTGGGGCATGCCATTTGCGTTGCTGTTTGGCCTGGGCGCGGCCATCTTTTCGGTATTTGTGGCCCTCTTTTTGGGGGCTGCCGCCGTTTGGTATAGCGGGTGGATCGATTGGTTTGTTCAGCGCCTTTCGGACTTGAATATGGTCTTGCCGGTGCTGGCGATTGGTGTGCTCTTCTATTCTTTCTATGGGTTGAGCATCTGGTCTGTGCTGTTTGTGATCGTGCTGTTCAGCTCGTTTGGCAGCCCGGTGAAGACGTTCCGTTCAGCCTTTTTGCAGCTCAAGCAGGCCGGCTACATCGAGGCGGCGCGCACTTATGGTGCGTCGGATGGACGCATTATCTTTCGGTACATGATCCCGAAGATCATGCCGCTGCTGATCCCGCAGCTGATCTATCTGATCCCGACGTTCGTTTTTCTTGAAGCGACCCTGGGGATGTTCAATATCCGCATGATCTATCCCACCTGGGGCCGCATCATTTATGAGGCCTTGAACTCCGGGCTGTTGTATGGGTCACGCTTCTGGGTATTGCAGCCGCTGGGCCTGGTCTTTCTAACTGGCATGGCTTTTTCGATGGTGGGCTTTGCCTTGGACAAGATCCTGAACCCGAAAGTCGGGTCCAATCTGGGCCATTAA
- a CDS encoding YaaA family protein, which produces MHIVIHSSKAMRTDPQAGLRKPQLIAQAQELDRYLKGMPAQQLAAMMKLSPALAEKTQALIADWHADPGAQTAAIDAFIGDIYSGMQAPTLDARERAYADEHLHILSGLYGALRPLDGITPYRLEMGYKLPGLAVKTLYAYWGERIAALLPAAGLLVNLAAAEYFDAVGKYVDMERVVAPKFLTVSPKTGQPGFVVVHAKVARGAFARWLITHQVADAQSLQDFAEIGYRFRPELSTPAEPVFVCEEFGGIGLSIRMQDKD; this is translated from the coding sequence ATGCATATTGTGATCCATTCCTCCAAGGCCATGCGGACGGATCCGCAGGCCGGCTTGCGCAAGCCCCAATTGATCGCCCAGGCGCAGGAGCTGGACCGCTACCTGAAAGGCATGCCCGCCCAGCAGCTGGCGGCGATGATGAAATTGTCGCCGGCGCTGGCGGAGAAGACCCAGGCGCTGATCGCTGACTGGCATGCCGACCCCGGCGCACAGACGGCGGCGATCGACGCCTTTATTGGCGATATTTACAGCGGCATGCAAGCCCCGACGCTGGATGCCCGGGAGCGGGCCTATGCGGACGAGCACTTGCACATTCTCTCCGGCCTGTATGGCGCCTTGCGGCCGCTGGACGGCATCACTCCCTACCGTCTGGAGATGGGCTACAAGTTACCCGGCTTGGCCGTCAAGACCCTGTATGCCTATTGGGGTGAGCGCATCGCCGCTTTGCTGCCCGCCGCTGGCCTGTTGGTGAACCTGGCGGCCGCCGAATACTTTGATGCGGTCGGCAAATATGTCGATATGGAACGCGTGGTAGCCCCCAAGTTCCTGACGGTAAGCCCCAAGACCGGCCAGCCCGGCTTTGTGGTGGTGCATGCCAAAGTTGCACGGGGCGCCTTTGCCCGCTGGCTGATCACCCACCAGGTGGCGGACGCCCAGAGTTTGCAAGACTTTGCCGAGATCGGCTACCGCTTCCGACCGGAGTTGAGCACCCCGGCGGAACCTGTATTTGTCTGCGAGGAATTTGGCGGCATCGGGCTGAGCATCCGCATGCAGGACAAAGACTAG
- a CDS encoding site-specific integrase yields MTIRNAESLTARSPLPPAIAAWALYLQDQGSSTHTVKAFTADVRLLATWLPADQSLGGISTKDLDNFLEWMQTERGVPCSPKTFARRITSLKAFFRWLQAAGVTQADPAEAVVQKSVLSPLPGVLTEEQQAQVLKAAGRLRRGRKPDARSYVLLSLLLSTGIKKGETLALTTNHIDLEAANGPLVFVRYANPNDRYKERKIALPADWVEAYQEYRGQYDLSERLFPWSPRRLEYLLQDLGESAGLDAQLSFLMCRWTCALNDLRAGMEENKIRQKLGVSEIQWRELGMKLHQLRGHEQLSLL; encoded by the coding sequence ATGACTATACGCAACGCCGAATCGCTCACCGCCCGCAGCCCGCTGCCGCCAGCCATCGCTGCCTGGGCGCTCTACCTGCAAGACCAGGGCTCCTCCACCCACACAGTCAAGGCCTTCACCGCAGATGTGCGCCTGCTGGCCACCTGGCTGCCGGCAGACCAGAGCCTGGGCGGCATCAGCACCAAGGATTTGGACAACTTCCTGGAATGGATGCAAACCGAGCGCGGCGTGCCCTGCAGCCCCAAGACCTTTGCCCGCCGCATCACCTCCCTCAAAGCCTTCTTTCGTTGGCTGCAGGCCGCCGGCGTGACCCAGGCGGACCCGGCCGAAGCCGTGGTGCAGAAATCTGTGCTCAGCCCGCTGCCGGGCGTGCTGACCGAGGAGCAGCAGGCCCAGGTGCTCAAGGCCGCCGGACGTCTGCGCCGCGGCCGCAAGCCGGACGCGCGCAGCTATGTGCTGCTCTCGCTCTTGCTCAGCACCGGCATCAAGAAGGGCGAAACCCTGGCGCTGACCACCAATCACATTGACCTGGAAGCCGCCAACGGCCCGCTGGTCTTCGTGCGCTACGCCAATCCCAACGACCGCTACAAAGAACGCAAGATCGCCCTGCCCGCCGATTGGGTCGAAGCCTATCAGGAATACCGCGGCCAATACGACCTCAGCGAGCGTCTGTTTCCCTGGTCGCCGCGCCGCCTGGAATATTTGCTGCAAGACCTGGGTGAATCTGCCGGGTTGGACGCGCAGCTGTCCTTCCTGATGTGCCGTTGGACCTGCGCGCTGAATGACCTGCGCGCCGGCATGGAAGAGAACAAAATTCGCCAAAAATTGGGTGTGTCTGAGATCCAATGGCGCGAACTGGGCATGAAACTGCACCAGCTGCGCGGACATGAGCAGCTCAGCTTGCTCTAA
- the tilS gene encoding tRNA lysidine(34) synthetase TilS has product MLLPQVLQSLTDQGVGPADRLLLGFSGGVDSLALLHALRAANQAVLAAHLDHGLRPSSAQQARQAGELARSLGAGFITRREDVGAYAAEHKLSIEEAARKRRYAFLFEAAAAEGAAAVLSAHQADDQAETVLMHLLRGAGPAGLRSMQPRWLPNPWSETIPLLRPLLGVTRAELEAYCLAHDLTPIEDESNADTRFFRNRVRHELLPPLEAAAPGAARRLTQTADLLAAEQAVLDALSQAAWQRSLAARGAEYLRLSRAALRGEPLALQRSLLRRAWSELGAPGELSFETVQASLELATGPSSVGRLDWPGALQLWLEGDALWLAAPEADLPLEWPQAEAQPQPLPVPAALDLPAGWRLQAGWAAAPAGWAAADGLQAWLDADTLPGPLTVRRPQPGDRFQPLGLKGGHQRLSDFFINAKLPQRARAAWPLVCSGEAIVWVAGYRPAHPVRLQAASQRVLHLQLTHSMP; this is encoded by the coding sequence ATGCTGCTGCCACAGGTTCTGCAAAGCCTCACAGACCAGGGCGTTGGCCCCGCCGACCGGCTGCTTTTGGGCTTTTCGGGCGGGGTGGACAGCCTGGCCCTGCTGCACGCCCTGCGGGCGGCAAACCAGGCTGTGCTGGCTGCCCACCTGGACCACGGCCTGCGCCCCAGTTCGGCGCAGCAAGCCCGCCAGGCCGGGGAGCTGGCCCGCAGCCTGGGCGCCGGCTTCATCACCCGCCGGGAGGATGTGGGCGCATACGCTGCAGAGCACAAGCTCTCCATCGAAGAAGCGGCCCGAAAACGGCGCTATGCTTTTTTGTTTGAGGCAGCCGCCGCTGAAGGCGCGGCGGCTGTGCTGAGCGCCCACCAGGCCGACGACCAGGCCGAAACCGTGCTGATGCACTTGCTGCGCGGGGCCGGGCCGGCGGGCCTGCGCAGCATGCAGCCCCGCTGGCTGCCCAACCCCTGGAGCGAAACGATCCCCTTGCTGCGTCCTTTGCTGGGCGTGACGCGTGCCGAGCTGGAAGCCTATTGCCTGGCTCATGATCTGACCCCCATAGAAGACGAATCGAATGCGGACACGCGCTTCTTCCGCAACCGCGTGCGCCATGAACTGTTGCCTCCCCTGGAGGCGGCTGCCCCTGGGGCCGCGCGGCGTCTGACCCAGACTGCTGACCTGCTGGCCGCCGAGCAGGCCGTGCTGGATGCGCTGAGCCAGGCGGCCTGGCAGCGCAGCCTGGCGGCGCGTGGCGCAGAGTACCTGCGCCTGAGCCGCGCCGCTTTGCGCGGCGAGCCGCTGGCATTGCAGCGTAGCCTGCTGCGCCGCGCCTGGAGCGAACTGGGCGCGCCGGGCGAGCTGAGCTTTGAGACGGTGCAGGCCAGCCTGGAGCTGGCCACTGGTCCCAGCTCGGTCGGCCGGCTGGACTGGCCAGGCGCCTTGCAGCTTTGGCTGGAAGGCGATGCGCTTTGGCTGGCGGCTCCCGAAGCCGACCTGCCCCTGGAGTGGCCGCAAGCTGAGGCACAACCGCAGCCACTGCCGGTGCCCGCGGCGCTGGACCTGCCGGCTGGCTGGCGCCTGCAGGCGGGCTGGGCCGCCGCCCCGGCGGGCTGGGCCGCTGCTGACGGCTTGCAAGCCTGGCTGGATGCGGATACTTTGCCTGGTCCGCTGACTGTGCGCCGCCCGCAGCCCGGCGACCGTTTTCAGCCGTTGGGGCTGAAGGGTGGCCATCAAAGGCTTTCGGATTTCTTCATCAACGCCAAGCTGCCCCAGCGGGCGCGGGCGGCCTGGCCGCTGGTTTGCAGCGGCGAAGCGATCGTGTGGGTGGCCGGCTACCGCCCTGCGCACCCGGTGCGCTTGCAGGCCGCCAGCCAGCGGGTGCTACACTTGCAGCTCACGCATTCCATGCCATAA
- a CDS encoding HAMP domain-containing histidine kinase, translated as MEFSWPSIAALLESPLASTVYVLLALLLLTGSSLWLQSHREQVFSAGAGRAFGWLMALRLLQAVVSATAWWGEPTAAWALPALERGVQLISLVALAWLWARQPRSRWLAVGLLAAVAVAGGLMASWMNAPEGARFNYSGLDYIWSAASLLALAVAAALVWRQEKRAGLGIVVLLTLGQVLHMLLAEPFGNMPFITQAAHLLSLLALSRLPAPAATPAPQGLVLEPSPEIEEYIPEGFELPPVPEEPASLAAAPLNLEDLARQVAEAYKADLCVFAQTNTEDSYLELVSGYNLLRDQATQPADLPLVEMPLLTDALLNSKPLTLSVDTDSEELTALSQALRLSFPAFLMAQPLAGLLDAKPWTALLLNLTSAWQPEDERALQSDAGELADRLAESLQHYGLRAASPAVELLPAPASEEVETLLSQLENLSHENERYRQDVQRLLTHIDELQNEGVQEDAQALHSNELVAALQQENETLKQSLAANRSTLEAQSDDTPETRQAREELRLALQEIAALHEELAHAQQTTLLPAGLPAQPINAKQMEVIASIAQELRQPLSSVVGYTDLLLGESVGILGALQRKFLERVRHSTERMNTLIDNLIHIAELDEGGYSTQRKPVELGSVIDDAISQMRPRLQEKQIALRVDLPDQLPELNTDRDALQQILYHLLQNADAATPSGGEITLRALVDSQVELGDFALLQVSDSGGGIPEEELPRVFSRVYRASNPVIPGVGDTGVGLTIAETLTQALGGRIWVETESGVGATFSILLPLNPQANA; from the coding sequence ATGGAATTTTCCTGGCCCAGCATCGCCGCCCTCTTGGAAAGCCCCTTAGCCAGCACAGTCTACGTATTGCTGGCGCTTCTGTTGCTCACCGGCAGCAGCCTGTGGCTGCAAAGCCACCGGGAGCAGGTTTTCTCCGCCGGGGCCGGCCGCGCCTTTGGCTGGCTGATGGCCCTGCGCCTGCTGCAGGCCGTCGTGTCCGCAACCGCCTGGTGGGGTGAGCCTACTGCGGCCTGGGCGCTGCCGGCGCTGGAACGCGGCGTGCAGCTGATCAGCCTGGTGGCGCTGGCCTGGTTGTGGGCCAGGCAGCCGCGGTCACGCTGGTTGGCCGTGGGCCTGCTGGCGGCCGTCGCCGTGGCAGGTGGCTTAATGGCCAGCTGGATGAACGCGCCGGAGGGTGCCCGTTTCAATTATTCGGGTCTGGACTACATATGGAGCGCCGCCAGCCTGCTGGCGCTGGCCGTGGCTGCCGCCCTGGTCTGGCGTCAGGAAAAGCGCGCCGGGCTGGGCATTGTCGTGCTGCTCACCTTGGGTCAGGTGCTGCACATGCTTCTCGCCGAGCCATTCGGCAATATGCCTTTCATTACCCAGGCGGCGCACCTGCTCAGCCTCTTGGCGCTCAGCCGCTTGCCTGCCCCGGCAGCAACCCCAGCCCCGCAAGGCCTGGTGCTGGAGCCCTCTCCTGAGATCGAAGAATACATCCCAGAAGGGTTTGAGCTGCCCCCCGTCCCCGAAGAGCCTGCAAGCCTGGCGGCAGCCCCGCTCAACCTGGAAGATCTAGCCAGGCAGGTGGCCGAAGCTTACAAAGCGGACTTATGCGTCTTCGCCCAGACCAATACCGAAGACAGCTACCTGGAGCTGGTCAGCGGCTACAACTTGCTGCGCGACCAGGCCACCCAGCCTGCCGATCTGCCGTTGGTGGAGATGCCGTTGCTGACCGACGCCCTGCTGAACAGCAAGCCCCTCACACTCTCCGTAGACACGGATTCGGAAGAGCTCACCGCGCTCTCCCAGGCCCTGCGCCTGTCCTTCCCTGCCTTTCTCATGGCCCAACCGCTGGCTGGCCTGCTGGACGCCAAGCCATGGACCGCTCTGCTTCTGAACCTGACCAGCGCCTGGCAGCCCGAAGATGAGCGCGCCCTGCAAAGCGACGCCGGTGAACTGGCGGATCGCCTGGCCGAAAGCCTGCAGCACTACGGCCTGCGGGCCGCCAGCCCTGCGGTGGAGCTGCTGCCCGCCCCCGCCAGTGAAGAGGTCGAAACTCTGCTGAGCCAGTTGGAAAACCTCAGCCATGAGAATGAGCGCTACCGCCAGGACGTGCAGCGCTTGCTGACTCATATTGACGAACTGCAAAACGAGGGCGTGCAAGAAGATGCCCAGGCGCTGCACAGCAATGAGCTGGTGGCGGCCCTGCAGCAAGAGAACGAAACCCTGAAACAGTCGCTGGCCGCCAACCGGTCCACCCTCGAAGCGCAAAGCGACGACACGCCCGAAACCCGCCAGGCCCGCGAAGAACTGCGCCTCGCCTTGCAAGAGATCGCTGCACTGCATGAGGAACTGGCCCACGCGCAGCAAACCACCCTGCTGCCAGCCGGGCTGCCCGCGCAGCCGATCAACGCCAAGCAGATGGAGGTCATCGCTTCGATCGCCCAGGAGCTGCGCCAGCCGCTCTCCTCAGTGGTTGGCTACACCGACCTCCTGCTCGGCGAATCGGTGGGCATCCTCGGGGCGTTGCAGCGCAAGTTCCTCGAGCGCGTGCGCCACTCCACCGAGCGCATGAACACACTGATCGACAACCTGATCCACATTGCCGAGCTGGATGAAGGCGGCTACAGCACCCAGCGCAAGCCGGTCGAACTGGGCAGCGTGATCGACGACGCCATCAGTCAGATGCGCCCCCGCCTGCAAGAAAAACAGATCGCCCTGCGCGTGGACCTGCCGGATCAATTGCCCGAGCTCAACACCGACCGGGACGCGCTGCAGCAGATCCTCTACCATTTGCTGCAAAACGCCGATGCCGCCACGCCCAGCGGCGGGGAGATTACCCTGCGCGCCCTGGTGGACAGCCAGGTGGAACTGGGCGACTTTGCCCTGCTCCAAGTCAGCGATAGCGGCGGCGGCATCCCCGAAGAGGAATTGCCGCGCGTCTTCTCACGCGTCTACCGCGCCAGCAACCCGGTCATCCCCGGCGTAGGCGACACCGGCGTGGGCCTGACCATCGCCGAAACGCTGACCCAGGCCCTGGGCGGCCGCATTTGGGTGGAAACCGAAAGCGGCGTGGGCGCCACTTTTAGCATCCTGCTACCCCTCAACCCCCAAGCAAACGCATAA
- a CDS encoding LCP family protein, producing the protein MMKTRLFASILLCLLLAACAPGMSPLGPQATPTATPFLPNFAGQPAGSETSPTPDTRDLIPIPFENYPAPTAQSDIALPDPVGRFIQPEGQVNILLLGSDQRPNDGGFRTDVILLATLNPAGELVNLTSFPRDLYVYVPGWKMDRINAAFVRGGFEMMADTMEYNFGVRPDHYVLATFWGFRSIVDTLGGITVQSARGLSDQRDGHGIYSVPAGSVFMDGETALWYVRSRATSSDFDRTRREQEVLQAIFYRMISIDAIARAPQLYDQYRQSVTTDVSLSHILPLLPLAAKLGAGGGHSGHYAVGPEDVSSFRTSTGAAVLLPDRAKVLNIMRQSLNVASASSN; encoded by the coding sequence ATGATGAAGACGCGTCTCTTTGCCAGCATTTTGCTCTGTCTGCTTTTGGCCGCCTGCGCCCCAGGCATGAGCCCGCTGGGTCCCCAGGCCACGCCGACCGCCACGCCTTTTCTGCCCAACTTTGCCGGCCAGCCCGCCGGGTCTGAAACCAGCCCCACGCCAGACACGCGTGACCTGATCCCCATCCCTTTTGAAAACTACCCCGCCCCCACTGCCCAGTCGGACATCGCCCTGCCGGATCCGGTGGGCCGCTTCATCCAACCGGAAGGGCAGGTCAATATCCTGTTGCTCGGCTCTGACCAACGGCCCAATGACGGCGGGTTTCGCACTGACGTGATCTTGCTGGCCACCCTGAACCCGGCCGGTGAACTGGTTAACCTCACCTCGTTCCCGCGCGACCTGTATGTCTATGTGCCAGGCTGGAAAATGGACCGCATTAATGCCGCCTTCGTGCGCGGCGGCTTCGAAATGATGGCCGACACGATGGAATACAACTTTGGCGTGCGCCCGGACCATTATGTGCTCGCCACCTTCTGGGGTTTCAGATCCATCGTCGACACTTTGGGCGGCATCACCGTGCAGTCTGCCCGCGGGCTCAGCGACCAGCGTGACGGCCACGGCATCTATTCGGTGCCGGCCGGGTCCGTCTTCATGGACGGCGAGACCGCCCTCTGGTATGTGCGCTCACGCGCCACCAGCAGCGACTTTGACCGTACTCGCCGCGAGCAGGAAGTGCTGCAGGCCATCTTCTACCGCATGATCAGCATTGACGCCATCGCCCGCGCCCCCCAGCTCTACGATCAATACCGCCAGAGCGTCACCACAGATGTCAGCCTCAGCCACATCCTGCCGCTGCTGCCTCTGGCCGCCAAGCTCGGCGCCGGCGGCGGCCACTCCGGCCACTACGCCGTCGGGCCGGAGGATGTCAGCAGCTTCCGCACCTCCACCGGCGCCGCCGTGCTGCTGCCCGACCGCGCCAAAGTACTCAACATCATGCGCCAGTCGCTCAACGTGGCCTCCGCCAGCAGCAATTAG
- a CDS encoding septum formation initiator family protein, with protein MEKIVKFVQRFPLVVGAMLLVFVLLAFTQRVSEYLRLSEQLENQQARLTELAATQTSLEDQIAYATSQAAVEEWAREDARWSRDGDFVVIPIAPADATPEAVVQFQATPAVSSPWDAWMNWLFYPGP; from the coding sequence GTGGAAAAGATCGTCAAGTTCGTACAGCGCTTTCCGCTGGTGGTAGGCGCCATGCTGCTGGTGTTCGTGCTGCTGGCCTTTACACAGCGCGTTTCAGAGTACCTGCGGCTGAGCGAGCAATTGGAGAACCAGCAGGCGCGCCTGACCGAGCTGGCTGCCACGCAAACCAGCCTGGAAGACCAGATCGCTTATGCCACCTCCCAGGCCGCGGTGGAGGAGTGGGCCCGCGAGGATGCACGCTGGTCACGCGACGGCGACTTTGTGGTGATCCCCATCGCGCCGGCGGACGCAACTCCGGAGGCGGTGGTGCAATTCCAGGCCACTCCGGCTGTTTCCAGCCCCTGGGATGCGTGGATGAACTGGCTTTTTTACCCAGGCCCTTGA
- a CDS encoding DUF4287 domain-containing protein, which yields MATSPEEQIQSMINNMPEKTGKSLQEWFALIQSNGLEAHGEIMKLLKGEHGVSHGFANTIAILYRQQAQGGPSADEDLVAAYFSGPKAAMKPLYEQIIQASQRLGSDVDVSPKKTYVSLRRSKQFGLVQVSAKDRIDLGLILKGVPPAGRLEAWGGMCTHKVRLGSAADFDAEVHSWLKQAYEQA from the coding sequence ATGGCTACTTCACCTGAAGAACAAATCCAAAGCATGATCAATAATATGCCCGAGAAGACTGGCAAGAGCCTGCAGGAGTGGTTCGCCTTGATTCAATCCAACGGGCTTGAAGCGCACGGCGAGATCATGAAGCTACTCAAGGGTGAACATGGCGTCAGCCACGGCTTTGCCAACACCATCGCCATCCTCTACCGCCAGCAGGCCCAGGGCGGTCCGAGTGCCGACGAGGACCTGGTGGCGGCTTACTTCAGCGGTCCGAAAGCGGCGATGAAGCCGTTATACGAGCAGATCATTCAAGCCAGCCAGAGACTGGGCAGTGATGTGGACGTCTCGCCCAAGAAGACCTACGTCAGCCTGCGGCGCAGCAAACAGTTCGGCCTAGTGCAGGTCAGCGCCAAGGACCGCATTGACCTGGGCTTGATCCTTAAGGGCGTGCCGCCCGCCGGCCGTCTGGAAGCCTGGGGCGGCATGTGCACACATAAAGTGCGCCTGGGCAGCGCCGCAGATTTCGACGCCGAAGTACACAGCTGGCTAAAGCAGGCTTACGAACAGGCTTAA